From Bombus huntii isolate Logan2020A chromosome 4, iyBomHunt1.1, whole genome shotgun sequence, one genomic window encodes:
- the LOC126865158 gene encoding protein mago nashi homolog, which yields MSTDFYIRYYVGHKGKFGHEFLEFEFRPDGKLRYANNSNYKNDTMIRKEAYVHQCVMEELKRIIQDSEIMQEDDSLWPQPDRVGRQELEIVIGDEHISFTTSKTGSLLDVNQSRDPEGLRCFYYLVQDLKCLVFSLIGLHFKIKPI from the coding sequence ATGTCGACGGATTTTTATATACGATATTATGTAGGTCATAAAGGAAAATTTGGTCATGAATTTCTCGAGTTTGAATTTAGACCTGATGGTAAACTACGATATGcgaataattcaaattacaAGAATGATACAATGATTCGAAAAGAAGCGTATGTACATCAGTGCGTGATGGAAGAACTAAAGAGGATTATTCAAGACTCTGAAATTATGCAGGAGGACGATTCTTTGTGGCCACAACCAGATCGCGTTGGACGGCAAGAATTAGAGATTGTAATTGGCGATGAACATATTTCATTTACGACTTCAAAAACTGGTTCTTTATTAGACGTAAATCAATCACGGGATCCAGAAGGACTAAGATGCTTTTATTATCTTGTACAAGATTTGAAATGCTTAGTGTTTTCTCTCATTGGACTACACTTTAAAATAAAacctatataa
- the LOC126865157 gene encoding geminin isoform X2, whose protein sequence is MKPGGGTKVSTAKTVASKDKVRKSLHVLQPTATNKENLVGGRRMLRSSLSGKETHKGEVNEKSKNEEKPKRKKLILKDKAVQTARGGKIKIEVEDLTSEAGPSENYWEVLAERRRIALEDALEDNKELTERVEKLEEENRIYKEMLEESRSLVEVLQEMLGEDRNDINNSLEDTI, encoded by the exons ATGAAACCTGGAGGTGGCACAAAGGTTTCTACCGCCAAAACTGTTGCTTCTAAG GATAAGGTCAGAAAGTCTTTGCACGTTTTGCAGCCGACAGCCACTAACAAAGAAAATCTAGTTGGTGGTAGGAGGATGCTGAGATCTTCCCTATCAGGAAAAGAAACACATAAAGG cgAAGTAAATGAAAAATCTAAAAATGAAGAGAAACCAAAacgtaagaaattaattttaaaagataAAGCAGTTCAAACCGCAAGAGggggaaaaataaaaattgaagttGAAGACTTAACATCTGAAG CTGGACCTAGTGAAAATTACTGGGAAGTCTTGGCTGAAAGGCGACGGATAGCGCTTGAGGATGCGTTAGAAGATAACAAAGAATTGACTGAGCGTGTTGAGAaattagaagaagaaaatcgCATATATAAAGAAATGTTGGAAGAATCGAGATCACTAGTCGAAGTTTTACAG GAAATGCTTGGAGAAGAtagaaatgatataaataattctttagaAGATACCATTTAA
- the LOC126865154 gene encoding lysophospholipase D GDPD1-like isoform X1, giving the protein MLLYTLVGGYMLTSIILFKYPTLLHKKKQVKFMCQHISHRGGAGEGYENTMHAFKRAVAIGTQMLELDCHLTKDGEVVVCHDHNLLRSTGTNKSISEVNYKDLPLLKPRLPIDFDPDVEYIGTEKEEDRRFALLKEVFEAFPNIPINIDIKVNSDELITKVSNLIKEYNREEYTVWGNFNDDITQKCYKTNPNINLLFSMRRVTLLIVFLYTGLLPFIPLKETHLEIFLPSIYLRCKGSPSIKFLPLEKIIIRTINVLLMRKCLFNHLRTRGIHIYFWVLNEEEEFKKAFDLGATGVMTDYPTKLKLFLNNCSIE; this is encoded by the exons atgttgttGTATACGTTGGTAGGAGGTTATATGTTAACGTCAataatactttttaaatatccaacgttattacataaaaagaaacaagTGAAATTTATGTGCCAGCATATCAGTCACAGAGGGG GGGCAGGTGAAGGCTATGAAAACACGATGCATGCTTTTAAACG AGCTGTAGCAATTGGTACACAAATGTTAGAATTGGATTGTCATTTAACAAAAGATGGAGAAGTAGTTGTATGTCATGACCATAATCTTTTACGTAGTACAGGCACAAATAAAAGTATTTCAGAAGTAAATTACAAAGATCTACCTCTATTGAAACCACGTCTTCCAATAGATTTTGATCCAG ATGTAGAATATATTGGCACAGAAAAGGAGGAAGATAGAAGATTTGCTTTATTGAAAGAAGTATTTGAAGCATTCCCtaatataccaattaatattgatattaaagTCAACAGTGATGAACTTATAACCAAAGTATCTAATTTAATAAAGGAATATAATCGGGAGGAGTATACTGTATGGGGAAACTTTAATGATGACATAACACAGAAATGTTATAAGACG AATCctaatataaatttgttattttccaTGAGACGTGTAACTCTGTTGATAGTTTTCTTATACACTGGTTTATTACCATTTATACCTCTAAAGGAAACACATTTAGAGATATTTCTACCTTCCATTTATTTAAG aTGCAAAGGAAGTCCAAGTATAAAATTCTTACCCttggaaaaaataattataaggACTATTAATGTATTACTAATGAGGAAGTGcttatttaatcatttaagAACTCGAGGAATACAT ATCTATTTTTGGGTCTtaaatgaagaagaagaatttaagAAAGCTTTTGATCTTGGAGCTACTGGTGTAATGACAGATTATcctacaaaattaaaattatttttaaataattgttctaTCGAATAA
- the LOC126865156 gene encoding smoothelin-like protein 2 gives MRIYINRHMFSVCSKRTHTPTQKARKKPLSPFAKFRELDRQNSAASSPSPVKSPATEFRFKFTEPAVRDNAVQIKERLLAWCRSKTKEYENVQLDNFSTSWNNGLAFCALLHHFRPDAFDYHSLRPENRKMNFELAFTKADELAGIAPLLDVEDMVMMRRPDWKCVFTYVQSIYRRFKDED, from the exons ATGCGCATATATATAAATCGCCACATGTTTTCCGTGTGTTCAAAACGCACGCATACACCTACTCAAAAAG CTCGTAAGAAGCCGCTATCGCCGTTTGCCAAGTTTCGTGAACTCGACAGACAAAATAGCGCCGCCTCGTCACCCAG TCCCGTAAAGTCACCGGCAACAGAGTTTCGATTCAAGTTTACCGAGCCAGCGGTGCGGGACAACGCGGTGCAAATAAAAGAGCGGCTACTGGCGTGGTGCCGTTCCAAAACCAAAGAGTACGAG AACGTGCAACTGGATAATTTCTCGACGAGCTGGAACAATGGATTGGCGTTTTGCGCTTTGCTTCATCACTTTAGACCAGACGCTTTCGACTATCACTCGCTACGGCCGGAGAACCGCAAAATGAACTTCGAGTTGGCGTTTACGAAAGCCGA TGAACTCGCCGGGATAGCACCGTTACTTGATGTCGAGGACATGGTGATGATGCGCCGACCAGACTGGAAGTGCGTCTTCACCTACGTACAGTCCATCTATCGCCGCTTCAAAGACGAGGATTAA
- the LOC126865157 gene encoding geminin isoform X3 encodes MRENLTFCVEAFVVCRAHRMKPTATNKENLVGGRRMLRSSLSGKETHKGEVNEKSKNEEKPKRKKLILKDKAVQTARGGKIKIEVEDLTSEAGPSENYWEVLAERRRIALEDALEDNKELTERVEKLEEENRIYKEMLEESRSLVEVLQEMLGEDRNDINNSLEDTI; translated from the exons ATGCGGGAAAATCTTACATTCTGCGTCGAAGCATTTGTCGTTTGTCGTGCACATAGGATGAAG CCGACAGCCACTAACAAAGAAAATCTAGTTGGTGGTAGGAGGATGCTGAGATCTTCCCTATCAGGAAAAGAAACACATAAAGG cgAAGTAAATGAAAAATCTAAAAATGAAGAGAAACCAAAacgtaagaaattaattttaaaagataAAGCAGTTCAAACCGCAAGAGggggaaaaataaaaattgaagttGAAGACTTAACATCTGAAG CTGGACCTAGTGAAAATTACTGGGAAGTCTTGGCTGAAAGGCGACGGATAGCGCTTGAGGATGCGTTAGAAGATAACAAAGAATTGACTGAGCGTGTTGAGAaattagaagaagaaaatcgCATATATAAAGAAATGTTGGAAGAATCGAGATCACTAGTCGAAGTTTTACAG GAAATGCTTGGAGAAGAtagaaatgatataaataattctttagaAGATACCATTTAA
- the LOC126865157 gene encoding geminin isoform X4, giving the protein MKPGGGTKVSTAKTVASKPTATNKENLVGGRRMLRSSLSGKETHKGEVNEKSKNEEKPKRKKLILKDKAVQTARGGKIKIEVEDLTSEAGPSENYWEVLAERRRIALEDALEDNKELTERVEKLEEENRIYKEMLEESRSLVEVLQEMLGEDRNDINNSLEDTI; this is encoded by the exons ATGAAACCTGGAGGTGGCACAAAGGTTTCTACCGCCAAAACTGTTGCTTCTAAG CCGACAGCCACTAACAAAGAAAATCTAGTTGGTGGTAGGAGGATGCTGAGATCTTCCCTATCAGGAAAAGAAACACATAAAGG cgAAGTAAATGAAAAATCTAAAAATGAAGAGAAACCAAAacgtaagaaattaattttaaaagataAAGCAGTTCAAACCGCAAGAGggggaaaaataaaaattgaagttGAAGACTTAACATCTGAAG CTGGACCTAGTGAAAATTACTGGGAAGTCTTGGCTGAAAGGCGACGGATAGCGCTTGAGGATGCGTTAGAAGATAACAAAGAATTGACTGAGCGTGTTGAGAaattagaagaagaaaatcgCATATATAAAGAAATGTTGGAAGAATCGAGATCACTAGTCGAAGTTTTACAG GAAATGCTTGGAGAAGAtagaaatgatataaataattctttagaAGATACCATTTAA
- the LOC126865157 gene encoding geminin isoform X1 → MRENLTFCVEAFVVCRAHRMKDKVRKSLHVLQPTATNKENLVGGRRMLRSSLSGKETHKGEVNEKSKNEEKPKRKKLILKDKAVQTARGGKIKIEVEDLTSEAGPSENYWEVLAERRRIALEDALEDNKELTERVEKLEEENRIYKEMLEESRSLVEVLQEMLGEDRNDINNSLEDTI, encoded by the exons ATGCGGGAAAATCTTACATTCTGCGTCGAAGCATTTGTCGTTTGTCGTGCACATAGGATGAAG GATAAGGTCAGAAAGTCTTTGCACGTTTTGCAGCCGACAGCCACTAACAAAGAAAATCTAGTTGGTGGTAGGAGGATGCTGAGATCTTCCCTATCAGGAAAAGAAACACATAAAGG cgAAGTAAATGAAAAATCTAAAAATGAAGAGAAACCAAAacgtaagaaattaattttaaaagataAAGCAGTTCAAACCGCAAGAGggggaaaaataaaaattgaagttGAAGACTTAACATCTGAAG CTGGACCTAGTGAAAATTACTGGGAAGTCTTGGCTGAAAGGCGACGGATAGCGCTTGAGGATGCGTTAGAAGATAACAAAGAATTGACTGAGCGTGTTGAGAaattagaagaagaaaatcgCATATATAAAGAAATGTTGGAAGAATCGAGATCACTAGTCGAAGTTTTACAG GAAATGCTTGGAGAAGAtagaaatgatataaataattctttagaAGATACCATTTAA
- the LOC126865154 gene encoding lysophospholipase D GDPD1-like isoform X2: MHAFKRAVAIGTQMLELDCHLTKDGEVVVCHDHNLLRSTGTNKSISEVNYKDLPLLKPRLPIDFDPDVEYIGTEKEEDRRFALLKEVFEAFPNIPINIDIKVNSDELITKVSNLIKEYNREEYTVWGNFNDDITQKCYKTNPNINLLFSMRRVTLLIVFLYTGLLPFIPLKETHLEIFLPSIYLRCKGSPSIKFLPLEKIIIRTINVLLMRKCLFNHLRTRGIHIYFWVLNEEEEFKKAFDLGATGVMTDYPTKLKLFLNNCSIE; the protein is encoded by the exons ATGCATGCTTTTAAACG AGCTGTAGCAATTGGTACACAAATGTTAGAATTGGATTGTCATTTAACAAAAGATGGAGAAGTAGTTGTATGTCATGACCATAATCTTTTACGTAGTACAGGCACAAATAAAAGTATTTCAGAAGTAAATTACAAAGATCTACCTCTATTGAAACCACGTCTTCCAATAGATTTTGATCCAG ATGTAGAATATATTGGCACAGAAAAGGAGGAAGATAGAAGATTTGCTTTATTGAAAGAAGTATTTGAAGCATTCCCtaatataccaattaatattgatattaaagTCAACAGTGATGAACTTATAACCAAAGTATCTAATTTAATAAAGGAATATAATCGGGAGGAGTATACTGTATGGGGAAACTTTAATGATGACATAACACAGAAATGTTATAAGACG AATCctaatataaatttgttattttccaTGAGACGTGTAACTCTGTTGATAGTTTTCTTATACACTGGTTTATTACCATTTATACCTCTAAAGGAAACACATTTAGAGATATTTCTACCTTCCATTTATTTAAG aTGCAAAGGAAGTCCAAGTATAAAATTCTTACCCttggaaaaaataattataaggACTATTAATGTATTACTAATGAGGAAGTGcttatttaatcatttaagAACTCGAGGAATACAT ATCTATTTTTGGGTCTtaaatgaagaagaagaatttaagAAAGCTTTTGATCTTGGAGCTACTGGTGTAATGACAGATTATcctacaaaattaaaattatttttaaataattgttctaTCGAATAA
- the LOC126865136 gene encoding synergin gamma-like, whose product MNKTHMDKRLNQLPTWLWTNSTTLPPIYKMVWEAVREDKLRTNGMQTELLVDTNKVFPLLLTSQLPTEVLGHIWNLANQKYAGQLTEQELYIVLALVAAAQASYTFNSLDILHLLPFPPTPYLNIECLMNLQPVTQLNSAAKFQNLQESSEIGFISSDERYSLEVKGKMKLHQQGVISSDLNVQMTNNVPGKISCFDNKSYVSSTTIWDSNNVSKDMKQTSRPQLDSKHQPTADLCDDFSEFQSAPIPNIPSIPIWDTKQGSAIGSRLANHNLGIKKPMEKSKKNNINAKSAHGTTQTRITSLPLTTMSQSKDQSTLDCLSELFPKCAIKNQSKTVILKDTVIRNNDPPKDHSENVKDYTSTEIINLPNDKDVLNKLEWMDKVSSTTMESTQQDLMNLQLVEDKYSALRALVQETTVSTEPEANASYSNQSTDEFGEFVSAEQPASNTPATNALDTDSFADIFTDFEFKSTNNNNANAADFNLMPDISESFDNLKLEDNVEERSLEIGKALQKEDAISINSIEFMNGASNALTRSGSVPSLDLKSFLPSNTEDEQIVDTTHQSEYWEWKQYMESCVLLLQVAANIFTNISSELVLHEVLNSVQGYNFLCNLAEVAAVCRRVNFSYKEMDINIIGFDELLMDIDRIWAEMEPFYANIPIVTELPAWPLHQGEAICCSLCLTVITSGRVVYNENNYHVTCANLWLNCVNNNLPVMRHPVCSHLNMCPGNNHI is encoded by the exons atgaacAAGACTCACATGGATAAAAGACTGAATCAATTGCCAACTTGGCTGTGGACTAATTCCACTACTTTACCACCAATCTATAAGATGGTATGGGAAGCGGTGAGAGAGGACAAACTCAGAACCAATGGAATGCAAACCGAGCTATTGGTCGATACAAACAAAGTCTTTCCTTTATTGCTCACTAGTCAGCTTCCTACAGAAGTCCTTGGACACATATGGAATTTGGCAAATCAAAAGTATGCTGGACAACTCACAGAGCAAGAATTATATATTGTTCTTGCTCTTGTTGCTGCAGCACAGGCTTCTTACACGTTCAATAGCCTAGATATATTACATCTACTTCCATTTCCACCTACTCCTTATTTGAACATTGAATGTTTAATGAATCTACAGCCTGTAACTCAGTTAAATTCTGCAGCTAAGTTTCAAAACCTTCAAGAAAGTTCTGAAATCGGGTTTATTAGCTCTGATGAAAGATATTCCTTGGAAGTTaagggaaaaatgaaattgcatCAACAAGGAGTCATATCTTCAGACTTAAATGTGCAAATGACGAACAATGTACCTGGAAAAATTTCATGTTTTGATAATAAGTCTTATGTCTCTTCTACTACCATATGGGATTCAAATAATGTATCAAAGGATATGAAGCAAACTTCCCGCCCTCAATTAGATTCTAAACATCAACCAACAGCAGATCTGTGTGATGACTTTTCTGAATTTCAAAGTGCTCCAATTCCTAACATTCCTAGTATTCCAATTTGGGATACAAAACAGGGCTCAGCCATTGGAAGTAGACTTGCAAATCATAATTTAGGTATTAAAAAACCAATGGAGAAGTCAaagaagaataatataaatgcTAAATCTGCTCATGGCACTACTCAAACACGTATTACATCTTTACCATTAACTACAATGTCTCAGAGTAAAGATCAATCAACATTGGATTGTTTATCAGAATTATTTCCTAAGTgtgcaataaaaaatcaatcTAAAACAGTAATTCTTAAGGATACAGTGATAAGAAATAATGATCCGCCCAAGGACCATAGTGAGAATGTAAAAGATTATACAAGTacagaaattataaatttacctAATGACAAAGATGTGTTGAATAAATTAGAATGGATGGATAAG GTTTCATCAACAACAATGGAATCCACTCAACAGGATCTTATGAATCTACAACTTGTTGAAGATAAATATAGTGCCTTGCGTGCATTGGTTCAAGAAACAACTGTGTCAACTGAACCAGAGGCAAACGCAAGTTACAGCAATCAATCAACTGATGAATTTGGAGAATTTGTGTCTGCAGAACAACCTGCTAGTAATACTCCTGCCACAAATGCTTTAGATACTGACAGTTTTGCCGATATTTTTACAGATTTTGAGTTTAAATCTACTAACAATAATAATGCAAACGCAGCAGATTTTAATCTTATGCCAGATATTTCTGAATCATTTGACAATCTTAAGCTTGAGGATAATGTAGAAGAACGCTCCTTAGAGATAG GGAAAGCTCTTCAGAAGGAAGATGCCATATCAATTAATAGTATAGAATTCATGAATGGTGCATCAAATGCATTAACTCGATCAGGATCTGTGCCTAGTTTAGATCTTAAGTCTTTCTTACCGTCAAATACTGAAGATGAGCAAATAGTAGATACTACACATCAG TCAGAATATTGGGAATGGAAGCAATACATGGAGAGCtgtgtattattattacaagtagctgcaaatatatttacaaacatTAGTTCAGAACTTGTATTACATGAAGTTTTAAATTCAGTACAAGGATACAACTTTCTATGCA ATTTAGCCGAAGTCGCAGCTGTTTGTAGACGggttaatttttcatataagGAAATGGATATCAATATAATAGGTTTTGATGAGCTATTAATGGATATTGATCGAATTTGGGCAGAAATGGAACCATTTTATGCAAACATACCA ATTGTTACGGAATTACCAGCTTGGCCTTTACATCAAGGTGAAGCCATTTGTTGTTCACTTTGTTTAACAGTTATTACTAGTGGCAGGGTAgtttataatgaaaataattatcacGTTACTTGTGCTAATCTATGGCTTAATTGTGTAAACAATAATTTGCCCGTGATGCGGCATCCAGTCTGTTCTCATTTGAATATGTGTCCAGGTAACAATCATATTTGA
- the LOC126865160 gene encoding transcription elongation factor SPT4-A encodes METVAKDLRGLRACLVCSLIKTFDQFEFDGCDNCDEFLRMKNNKDNVFDCTSSNFDGMIAAMSPEDSWVCKWQRINRFCKGVYAISVSGRLPAGVIREMKSRGIAYRPRDTSQR; translated from the exons ATGGAAACTGTGGCTAAAGATTTACGTGGCCTAAGAGCTTGTTTAGTATGTTCCTTGATCAAG ACATTTGATCAATTTGAATTTGATGGATGCGATAATTGCGATGAATTTTTACGAATGAAGAATAATAAGGATAATGTTTTTGATTGTACAAGCTCCAATTTCGATGG TATGATTGCTGCAATGAGTCCTGAGGATAGCTGGGTTTGCAAATGGCAAAGAATAA ATCGGTTTTGCAAAGGTGTATATGCAATATCAGTATCAGGACGATTACCAGCAGGTGTTATAAGAGAGATGAAAAGCAGAGGAATAGCGTACAGACCACGTGATACAAGCCAAAGATAA
- the LOC126865154 gene encoding lysophospholipase D GDPD1-like isoform X3, producing the protein MLELDCHLTKDGEVVVCHDHNLLRSTGTNKSISEVNYKDLPLLKPRLPIDFDPDVEYIGTEKEEDRRFALLKEVFEAFPNIPINIDIKVNSDELITKVSNLIKEYNREEYTVWGNFNDDITQKCYKTNPNINLLFSMRRVTLLIVFLYTGLLPFIPLKETHLEIFLPSIYLRCKGSPSIKFLPLEKIIIRTINVLLMRKCLFNHLRTRGIHIYFWVLNEEEEFKKAFDLGATGVMTDYPTKLKLFLNNCSIE; encoded by the exons ATGTTAGAATTGGATTGTCATTTAACAAAAGATGGAGAAGTAGTTGTATGTCATGACCATAATCTTTTACGTAGTACAGGCACAAATAAAAGTATTTCAGAAGTAAATTACAAAGATCTACCTCTATTGAAACCACGTCTTCCAATAGATTTTGATCCAG ATGTAGAATATATTGGCACAGAAAAGGAGGAAGATAGAAGATTTGCTTTATTGAAAGAAGTATTTGAAGCATTCCCtaatataccaattaatattgatattaaagTCAACAGTGATGAACTTATAACCAAAGTATCTAATTTAATAAAGGAATATAATCGGGAGGAGTATACTGTATGGGGAAACTTTAATGATGACATAACACAGAAATGTTATAAGACG AATCctaatataaatttgttattttccaTGAGACGTGTAACTCTGTTGATAGTTTTCTTATACACTGGTTTATTACCATTTATACCTCTAAAGGAAACACATTTAGAGATATTTCTACCTTCCATTTATTTAAG aTGCAAAGGAAGTCCAAGTATAAAATTCTTACCCttggaaaaaataattataaggACTATTAATGTATTACTAATGAGGAAGTGcttatttaatcatttaagAACTCGAGGAATACAT ATCTATTTTTGGGTCTtaaatgaagaagaagaatttaagAAAGCTTTTGATCTTGGAGCTACTGGTGTAATGACAGATTATcctacaaaattaaaattatttttaaataattgttctaTCGAATAA